A single region of the Procambarus clarkii isolate CNS0578487 chromosome 94, FALCON_Pclarkii_2.0, whole genome shotgun sequence genome encodes:
- the LOC123747238 gene encoding collagen alpha-2(I) chain-like — MVLRVQQRDSVIGLSSEHDVKGPSLKGGVKKPSNEGGIKGPNSEGGVKLLSSEGGIKRPSSEVVAEEPSNEGGVKGPSNKGGVKGPSNEGGIKGLSSEGGVKEATSKGGIKGPSNEGGVKGSSSKGGIRGSSSEGGVKKPSSEGGVKGPSNEGGVKGPSSEGSVKGPSSEGGVKGPSNEGGVKGPSNEGGVKGPSNEGGVKCPTSVWQPSPTRLFTPPS, encoded by the coding sequence ATGGTGTTAAGGGTCCAACAAAGGGACAGTGTTATAGGACTCAGCAGCGAACATGATGTTAAAGGACCCAGCCTCAAGGGTGGTGTTAAAAAGCCAAGCAACGAGGGTGGTATTAAAGGGCccaacagtgagggtggtgttaaACTACTCAGCAGCGAGGGAGGTATTAAAAGGCCCAGCAGCGAGGTTGTTGCTGAAGAACCCAGCAATGAGGGTGGTGTTAAAGGGCCCAGCAACAAGGGTGGTGTTAAAGGGCCCAGCAACGAGGGTGGTATTAAAGGGCTCAGCAGCGAGGGTGGTGTTAAAGAAGCCACCAGCAAGGGTGGTATTAAAGGGCCCAGCAACGAGGGTGGTGTTAAAGGGTCCAGCAGCAAGGGTGGTATTAGAGGGTCCAGCAGCGAGGGTGGTGTTAAAAAGCCCAGCAGCGAGGGTGGTGTTAAAGGACCCAGCAACGAGGGTGGTGTTAAAGGGCCCAGCAGTGAGGGTAGTGTTAAAGGGCCCAGCAGCGAGGGTGGTGTTAAAGGACCCAGCAACGAGGGTGGTGTTAAAGGGCCCAGCAATGAGGGTGGTGTTAAAGGACCCAGCAACGAGGGTGGTGTTAAATGCCCAACTAGTGTTTGGCAGCCCTCGCCCACCCGTTTGTTTACACCGCCCAGCTGA